One Glycine max cultivar Williams 82 chromosome 8, Glycine_max_v4.0, whole genome shotgun sequence genomic window, aagtttaaaattttctttccttttatttacattttgattttttttcttattattttcttttctctttaccAAACTTAGGGTAAAACTAAAATGGTCACTACAGGAAAgactttatataattattagctTATCACCTAAATTTTGCTTGTGAGAATTCTTGATTAAAgcagaaaaaaaacatattatgaAGAAGTTTTGATGTGATGGAAATCATAATGATTGAATCCACTAACGCagttatctctttatttttctttccagtAATGGCGCGGCGTGAGGTTCCCGCTAGTTGTGGGGCAATATAAATTTTCGTTTGATTGATATCACTTGTCTTTCAGGATAAAGATACTTTTGGATTTTGGCTTAACTTTTTCTTGAAATCACATTAGgagaataataattattttttcactgatattttttatatttttatatttattattttactacatAATTCGTTAAAGTTgcttaaaagttagaaaaaagttttagtttttcaataatTATAGCATTGATCTGAACTCATCATATTTTAtgattctcattttttaattatattttttattaataagatttggattcaaaatcttatttaaaatatttaaatctattactGTTTCAACTGACAGTATGTTAATAGAACTACATTATATGATATGAATAAGAGAACtcgaagaaaatatttttaaaaaatctacaaatatttatagatatgtaatttcaaagtaaaaaatattttaataaagagAGAATTGTgacatcttttcttttttctagttttgcttattgcaaaaaaaaattgtattttaaataattattagtaCTATTTGTACTTACAATTGCTGACAAAAAAAGTGTACTTACAATTGATAAATATACTtttctaataaaacaaaaaattgaaatatgttttatttatttacttttggaGAAACTCCATGAACTtaagtgaaattaaaatttgtgtacagatttaaatattagtaattgtattagtattttttacagaaaaaattattatttaattcataataaagaagaaaatacatattggaatcaaataaaaaacatgttgGCTAACATGTAATCTAGGCACTCTTGTTCATATATAAGTACcttaattaacttatttaagaACATTTATAATACATAATTGCTTATATGAGTTGTATCATAATTTTATGGATCctataacatttaaaataaatatgttatttatgatataatattattaaatataagtaaCTTCAAACCATATACTCCAgtagaaaaacttaaataatactatttaaatttaaacatcatGTAACCACCCTGGTTAGAGATACTATAAGTATATACTtaacaaaaaaagtattaatactAATAGTCTAATGCCTTTACCATTGCAGTAATGGTATTAGTATTAAAAATACTATTCCATAAATTAGAATTATTATGAGTAATAGTTTAAACTATTGgattttcaccaaaaaaaaaaaaagtttaaactaTTGGATCggttatgtttcttttttcttattaggTTTTCCTAAACTGCAAAACCCAATAGTATATTTGAGAagcttttttctattttgatttgcTTTTAGGCTGGTGCTCATCACTTCCTTGCCTAGCGGCTAGCAAAAAGCATACAATTACTTCACTTCCATTGTTGGATCAAATACCTTACATAATAATgcatcccatttttttttctaggtgCACCTCTAAATTTTCTAATATCTCCTTTTTGTCCATTCTCTTCCAAGAAAGCCCTAGGCACTTCTCTCCCAGAACTAACCAATGCCACCTTCATTCTTAAATCCTGACTGGAAGGCGTGTTCGAGTCACGTCCCTACCTTGTGAGCATATTTTTCTAGAGAAGATTTCAACAAACTCCAaatctcaataaaaataaacaattatcatCCCTGGTCCACAATCCTACGTGctttagtttataatttatccatttcaatttctctaagaaataaataaattacataacAATGCatcaaaaaactaaaataaatcacACAACAAAACAAAGCACCTAAaccataacaaaacaaaacaaagtacccttcatttttttttgttttatagtaGATACCCttcctatttttattaatatttttttaaacaaatatgtaACACACtttaatattcttaatttacaaaacaaataataatccttaatattagtttaaaaatattgaaaatatttaaatatattaaacaaaataatataaacaaatataaaaaatataaaatataaaataaaaaaatattaaataaaactaaaaaatacattaattcattaaataattaaaataaaaaattatttatgatttaaaaaaacataccttacgactttaaagtcacaagaaaaataaaaaaattaaaattataatataatttatgattttaatgaaacaaaaattattacaattttaaagtcatgtttaaaaaatagaaaagaaaaaaagctcttacaactttaaaattatattaaaaaaataaaaaattgaagtcataaatttttttacaacttcaataaaaaaaagtaaaaaagtcaTATTATGAAGTTATAACTTATCCTATTACTTATCTCTTTTgagatattaatttaaattttatctcattcataattttgaaaaaaaaagtcccaAAAGTCGTTTGTCTAAATTTCTCTATCTCTTCGGCCATCTTTTGACTTTTTTACCAAATAAGTACAAATTTTTTACACTTCTTTTTTATGaggttgattttaaattattattaaaaatgaaataagtcataacatatgttataatttttgaaattttttgaattagaaGTTGTACCATATCTTATGACTTATTAATCTcatctttaataataatttaaaatcaatccaTGTTGAAAAAAGCCTAAAAAATTTGCACCCATTTGGTAAAAATTCCTCCTTCTTCCCCCACACGAGGAGAATGGGGGCAGGGAAAGGGGCTGTTTGGTTCTCCAACGCGGTGGCGTTAGTAGCTATCGCGGTGGTAGCTTGCCATGCCCAACCTTCGGCGACGTTCAAGTGCAGCAGCGCGAACAAACCCACGTGTCGTCCCCTGATTAGCTACTCTAACCCGAACACCACCACCCTCGGCGACATTCAAAAGCTCTTCAACGTAAAACACATCATGGACATCGTGGGAGCGAACAAcgccacaaaaaaaatatacggTGGGCCCCAACGAGGTTGTGAAGGTTCCTTTCCCGTGCAGGTGCAGCAACAACACGGGATATCGTCACGACGACGTTTGCGGGTCTGATGAAGTGGCCGCAGATCCAGATGGCGAATAACATTTGAATAATTCTCTCGATAAAGAAATATTTGGTACAATCCAATCCGAGCAGCGTGGACCTTTGTCTAATAGCCAAGTGAGATAGATGATAGCTATGTATCATGTATGAATATGTTGGAGTGATTGAATTTGTTCCTCGAATGTGAAAAAATGGTTCATTGGACTATCCCTTGCTTGTCCCAAATGCTACTTACGAATGCGTCAAATGCAAGTGTGACTCCCTTTGTTGTTCACATATGTTAATACTATTATGTACCCTTTTAATTTGTGTTCCTTCTTGGTATTAGTTTTATTGAACATGTATTTGGTTTGCGTGTTTAGATTACAATGTGAGCCATCCCAACTCAAATCAACCAACTGGTCTTCTTGGCCCTCTCTGGAGTGTTCAAGCAACGTCATTCCCTCCACAGATTCCTGCAATCGCACAACCTGCGCCTATACCGGTTATTATACCTTCCGCAATATCTCAGCAGAAGTTGTAACAGAGAACACCACTTGTGCTGGTTAGTGTGCTACTAATGACTTCAATTTCTTGTTAACTTGTATCAAATTTGAGAGACAGAATTGGTTCATaagcatatatatgtatatggtcAATGAAATTACTGACAGACAGCTAATGATATGTTTGGTTGTTTCTGATTGTGTTCAAACAGTGCCACCGAGTGGTTCAGGAGGATCAACTGGTTCTGATTCAGGAGCGTCGAGGAGCACCTTCCAAGGCTTGCTTTTGAGTAATCTTTTGATTGTCATTCACTTTGTCCTCTTTCTTGTCTATGttttgtagtaaaaaaaaataccctaCACTTCTGCAGCCATTGTTTTTAATAGATTAGTCCACTCTGTAATTTGCTGAGTTCAGATAGATTGTTTTGTGTATTGAGTGTTGCAACAGCTGAACCTTTTATGTTTTTCCTTTGCAATCTTTGTatcttcaataaataaatatgttccGAAGAATAAAAGTGATATCTAAACTATTTTAATGTGATTAAAATAGTTCAGATATGTTTTTCCTGTTACGTTTCTCTTTTACAATCTATGGAACTTGAATTCAGACTCATCCGATAATGTCAATTACAATCCTACAGTTTCAAAGTGAATAAAACTAGGATTTGCCTAAGAATAATTTATGTGCGAGCTAAATTTTCCATAAATCTTCTACATCTTTCGCATATTTTTGCTGCTCCTCATTTTTGTTCAGTAGGAGATTGGCCGTGTTACTAATCAGAAAATGGTTTAGCAGCAAAAAAATTGTGTAGTTAGGTTTTCTGTATAACTATCAAATGACCATATATGTCCAGACACATTGCTGAGATTAAACCTTGAGACTCTTGGTTTCATCCAGTCACGGTGTTTGTGTGTTGACTTAATACAATCATTTAACCACCAGGCTCTTTTTTTTCCAgctttgaagtaaaaaaaataaaaatcctggTTCttctaagaaaatttaaatattcaacATATTAATGGCATCCATGTCAGTCCATTATCACAGGTCGACTACATTCAATTACAAACTTTGGACTTCAGGGTGTTGACCACAGTTAACCATGATGGAGTGGAGACTTACCTAATATTAAGTTGGTCTTGTTGGTAGAATTGTAGTCTTTGttcccattattattattattattaccattTAGACTCTTACCTTACAAATATAGGGTCACCACTTAACCATGAGATGGACATGTTGCCTCAGCAAAATGCCTGATGGGAGGAGCAATATCAGCCGGATTAGCCTTTGTTGTTCTTTCTTCCACTATCTTTTCATTTCCGACAACCCCAAGCACCTTGCTCAAAGGCATTGCCTGGTGTTGTCACACTCACACCAGACAGaattatgtaaaatataaaaaatattttttatccactAAGATGGCGGCTCCTCACATGCTGATTTCTTCTAAGGAACTTCTACTCTTAATACACTAAAATTGAATATgattcaatataaaataaagcattactattgttattttataaagttttcTTATATCCGACAAGTATaaaaagattattaatttttatagtaattaatttaaaaatcatttttaagatGACTTTGAGTTGTTTTattgtgtaaaaaatatttatatttacagcGTAAACTcttgtcataaaaaaaaatactttgtcTATAACAACAAGCTAAAAGGTTTATGAGATTATGACTAAAGTACTTTTCGTCTCTTTTTCTATCTCGCGTGTGAAAACGACGGGTGCTGGTGTGGCAGTTCAATCTATATTGTTGGGGCCATTTGATAAATAATAGATTCGACTAATTTTGCAAAGCTTAGTTGTGGCGACATATGCAAATCCACCTCTACATAATCATAGTTTCAATTTGAGCTGGCACGCTTAGCAGAGTATACtcttttcaagaaaaattacgaCAATTTGATCTCTTATACTTTATATCTTGCTAAATCCCCTCCCCTTAATTTATGACCACTACACTTGTTTCAGAAGAAAAGTAAGAGTATTTATTGAGGGTCTAATATTTCTCTGTTTGCTATGGTTTGTATACTAAAAACCTTTCAGTGATAGCAGGCCAAGATTTTACTTCAAGCTAAGAAAAATATGTTCAAAAGCAATATGTAACCTTACTGGAAATTCGCTTTCAGCTGCAATAAGCTATACAGGTGAAGACAACATTATTGGAAAAACTCTGAaactattactattatttaatacattaatCAATGAATACAAATACAAtccctccttcttctttcttattgTTCAACTATGAAGGAGACGAACCCTTTAGCTTCTTTCTCACTCTCCACAACAACGACATTATCTGACACATTGGTCACAGAAAGTGCTACAAATTTAGGCTCATCTTGAGCATAAAATGAATATTGAAAATGGCTAATCCTATTAGGAAACACCAAAACTGATGAAAAATCAGCCACCCACTTGGTGCCATTTCCGCTCGCAGTTAACTTCCCAACCGTTGATCTCAAGCTCATGCCATTCACATTGTTGTGATCAATCACCACTTGATCAATGCTACTAAATGCCCCATCTAGATTTACAATAGGAACCTTCTTATTGGGGTCACCATTAAACATATTATCAACTATATTCAGGCCTAAAATTTGACCTTTAATAGACTTCAATACAATATTAGCATCCCCTAGAAACAACCCATTTGTGACATGAACTTGCACAGGATCTTCCATGACTATTCCAGTATAATCCAGATAACAGTTATCAATTCTAGTTAGTGAATTGCCTGCCAATTTCACTAATATGCCTATGCCACCAAAATATGTTGCCTTGTTATAACAATGCACCCCAGTTAGAATGTTGGCTTGACCCCTTAGCACAACACCAATTGCTGCTGAGAAAATTGCAACATCTGTGACTGCATTATCGTTACTAGCAAGATCAATGGCCACCCCTGAGAAGTCCTTCTCAGCTTTGTCTCCACCGACGGTTGAGTGTTGCCCAAGAAAGCAACTTGATATAAAGGTCTCGTGTCCTTGTTGGACTAGAATTCCTTCTGTGGTGAAATGAAGGAAGAAGCAATTGCTGATTCGGGTTCTGGCGGAATCAACAATGAAAATTCCTCCTCCTCTGTAGGATGAATCGAAGAGGATGTCCCGGAACGTTATGTCTTCATAGTAAATTGCATTGTTTTGAGCTTTGATGCTTTTGAAGACATCAGCATTCAGAGGTTCTTTTGACTCAAGTTTCCCGGAGTTTGATGACCATAACTCAATTAGATGTCGATCACCAGGAAATGTATCAGATGCTCTCAACGTTCCTCCTTTCACCTAATGAACcatacttttggttaagttcaGATGCAAAGTAGTTATGTGCTGTTAAGGTGAAAAAACGAGCATTTAGTAATGCTAAGGTAATTTAAgagaatgaaatgtatgaatgCCATTACTCACTCAAAGAGTAATAACTCGGCTATTTCAGCAAAAGCAAGCATGACTATTATTGTAGTTGCGTTTTGAGCAAATATTATTGATGAAAGCAACCATCATTGGaaattggatatatatatatatatatatatatatatatatatatatatatatatgtgaaaaaGTTGAGTATAatctttgtcattcaaaaaaaTGTTCAGCTAAAGTTCAATTACATTATAGTGGTAGTAGCTCACAAAAATAGAAGTGCGAGATTCATTTATGCAGTTGACTATAGCTATTTACTTGTCGGTTCTATCTTACCACAAATTTATACAAACACAAGTAGTTAGATTGATTATTCTTTAGGGTATGACTGTAGCTTTCCAGGGTCGTTTCCTCCAattgtacataaaaaaaaaaaattaatttgaatatggTCAAGAAGATTGGTAGTATAAATGAGGAATTGTCACGGACTCGTGTGTTAGGTACATCCCAAAATTCCACAATTCAAATGTGGGGTAATCTTTCTGCAAATTGATATGCTTCTTTCTCGAGAAATTCTTACATGATAAGTAAGCATAATAATCTCTTGCAATGAAAGCCTTAGAAGGAAGGGTAGcaaattatgatgatattagaGTAGTACAGAAACATCTTTTATAGTAAAATTTGTTATTGTCGGTGGGAAGTATAAACAGAATAATTTATGGCACAACCAGCACCGGTCCAGTTGAGTCCATTGAACTTAGCGATAGAAATCTTATGTTCATGTGCTTTAGTAATTATAGCCATAGATATCATAATtagatcataaaatttatagtattattaaataaattcaaatatgagACCGTCGAAAATTTAAATTAGTAGTAGTATAGTATCTTTTACATTTGTTCTTTTTCCTCGTGCGAAAAGTcggttttatatttatttttattgtttattttcacttatatctttattcatatttaaaaattatattttcattttattattttaaaaataaaataataaataaaataaagtctcgatttataatttattagaaaaactaaaaaattaaaaaagatgaaacttttataattataaataaaaaatactttcatttaaaaaataaaaatataaaattacctCAACGTTCACTTTTTCTAGCAAAAACTCATTTTTCATACATTatctatttgttttttgtttttttattttaaatattctttcaGAAAAGCAGAAGACTGGAAGAGTACGAGTTGtaagagaaaaacaaagatgAAGGGTAACAGATAGTCAAACACGTGTCATTGCCTGCGCGTTTGTTGTGGAAAAACCACTGCAAAATAGTATGTAATGCTTAGAATATTTTTCgaattttttaaatgagtttctttatattatttttcgtGTTTTTATAGTATTTTAGGTGATTTCTATacattattatacaaaatttaaatataattttattttaatggtgagaacctttaagaaaatttgacacatttatatatttagataaatattattttttattattaaaaaatatacaaattttatttttgaaacacTTTTATTGTCATGTAAATTtactttaatgaaaaataaattttaagaaataattttttcacttaAACTCTATTAAAGATGCTCTTAAGACATATTGATATTTTcatgtcttttaattttttaattttttaatttttaaataaaaaataataaaatttatataattaagggTGATAACCACCGtaagacatttattttttaacgtATAATAACGTgatttaacaaatttaacaacttatactattaaatttattaaaagaacaaattattaattaacagtgtaaaattatttacattaagaattaaaaataatgaataatagattcaaattaaagtttagtttaatatttatgtcttattaaaacaaataaattttaattgaattaatcTCATATATTAAGTAactattcaaatatataattagcTATATACAACCTCGTACGTATTAATATCactatttaacatattttttttattaaagttgtttttgagaaataatcatttatatttcattttttttacaaatttgatgaaattaagctattttttttaaaaaaaataaacaaaacacactttatttatatattagcgGACCACTTTAGttagaattcaaatttaaaatatattaaatatatcacATTTAATAAAGTTGATTTGGTTTGATTAAATGTTTAACAATACTATTTAATTAACCCACACTCTATTAAgtcatttgtttaaattttaaaaagagtaATTTCAGGAATGCAAAAAAAAggtgttattttcattttttttatagaaatataagtagttttttatataattatatttataaaataaccttttacattgaaatttaattataagtaCAACATTTTTTAAGGAACTACTTATAATAACTTATCAAATAACTAAAAATCTGagttttcataattatttaaaaattagtcCTGACATAACGATGTAAAAATATTCACACAAACTattcatagaaaaaatatattattttttaatttaaaacaatcaCTCTAAATaaggttaaaaaatattttttaatataacaacaattttttttattgaaaaaaagctAGCATTCCAACCAAACAGCCTGAACTACAAACAAATTTGATGACAGACAAAGATcagaaaagagaaatataaaattgatcCCGTAGGGAAAAGAAAAGTTacctatttaaaattttgtaactaATAAATTTGCTAATAAAAGAAGAGAGGGATGGAAAAGTAATCCTAACCACAACATTGCCACCACCAGATGAAGGGAATGCAATGGGTTTGCTGATTTTGTAGTTTCCACCTTCCAAATCAATCACTACTCCTCCAAGGTCATTCACTCCTCCAACCAACTCAACACCCTTCTGCAACTCAAAAGCATCttcaacagctttcaaaatgcCATCACTGCTTTCTTCAGACCCTGTTGGGTCTGCACCATATTCACTCACGTACAACACCCTCCCACTCTAATTAAGAACCAAAATTTCATTCTTTGTTAACAGAAAGAAAAAGTTCATGAAATGAGTGGATATATAATGCAATGTGTTATGTGCCTTACCTTGTTTGTTTCTGAAGAGGAAGCAGGTGGTGATGCCAAGGCTGATAAAGGAGGAGTAGCTAACTTTTGAATCTTTTGATGAAGTTTGGTCTTGAATTCTGACAGCTTTTTCTCTTTGTTGAAAGTGAAACATGTGGTTGCTTCTAGTTCTACCACCAGCAGCAATAGTATGACAAAACACACCGCTGAGAATCTCATTCTTGACTCAATTGATTTTCAGATGGATTAAGCAGAACAGAACTACAGACGTGAAATTCTTCTAGTTCTAGAGGAGACTAGTTTGTGGGCACAAGcacaataactttttttggtGTGTGTACCTGAAAAAGAGAAAGGGTTATGTGTTGGGTCATTGAATTGGTGGGTTCAGTCCTTATAAATGTTAGCCTTAAACAAGACACGGAAAGCGAAGGTAGTTGTGGACTTTTTATGTATGTTTTCTGCACCAAGTCATACCAAACCGTcttttaatactatttttttctcgatttcatttataattattgagtaagaaaaaaattaaaaaaattattattttagtttttaacctAATATTACCTTCACTTAGATcccttataagttataacattAACGATtaacaacaaaatttataaataaattgatgatgatatataattaattttataaaattaattatattaaagtttTCATCAAGTTGAATTTGAATTCTAATAAATGATTCTATTAAagttttaaatcaaataaagacaacactaaataatttttaaattatcttagaACATTTATAATGTATAATTACTTAAAAGTTTTTTCGGTGGATCTGGTACTCCATTCTAAACTTaagaaattttattagtttttcttcaatggtgaaaattagatgagtctaatttttttttaattatttaaaattagttaagcaaaatttttatattttactcgAGCATTTAAACTTGGATTATCAATAatgaagtaataaaaaataaatcatgttaaAAGTGAAAGACTTATCTTATGTGTAACCATAATCCTAAACGAAAACTAATTACTACTTTCAATGAAAACTatctcatatcaatataataatcaaaagaaaataaatttaaatctagGTTGATATCTCTGAACGAAGTTCTAGCGCCATGTCAAATGTACCCGAAAAAGAATAACAAAGCAATGAAACATGTCCAAAGATAAACCAATCCATCATAGTTCTACCAAAAATACCACCCGAGTTCAAAGTAACACGAtctaattcaaaaatatttctaaacaataagttttatatatacaaacaaCATCGTATCATTTGGTTCATCAGTAAATTTTGTTAAGGAATATTATTTAACTTCAAAAAATCCTtaccataaaaaaaacttgaaaccaTCCTGCAAATAAATACCTTAGAGATCGCCTTACGTACCTTCCTACTCTTGAGGatgaaaatcattttgatgattcactaatacaaattttatttcttcttctactagataaaatgaaagattaaattaaattgttctTCGTACGTACCTATTTTAGcttcaaacataaaatttccATGTTTTAGTAACAAATTGATTGAATTTCTTTGAAGTTACATCTCACCATTAATACAAGACCTttaccctaatttttttttttttttatatttgatggcTTATACACAAAAgatcaaacataaaaacataaaagatcaaACAGGTCATCCTATAAAAACCTAGATAAAAATactagaaaattaaattgaataaaaaaacaaaagtcttAATAGCACCGAACTTTAGTCTGAATTAATTTTGCCTTAAGCGAATAAAAAAACGTCGTTAAAGCTATAAAATTCCAAGATGCAAAGTCAGTATATATTCTCTTGTATGTTGGGTGCAGATTCGAATAGCTTTatttagcaatttttttttccattcttctttttttccttttcttttcaaagtacCTTTTCTCCATAAAGTTttacaacatattttaattaagatataagTGCTTTTAATGTAAGTAATTGAATTCAAGCTCCATTGTCTTGGTTGTCatggaggatttttttttcgtttttttatatatatattcccgTGTGTACACTAGATTGTGAATTAAGTACTCTTATTCTACTCCAGTAGCTTCACTAAACTTGTGCGTATCAAGTGCTACCCTCAACAGcaccaaaaaaaagaaatgaacggGAAAAAGAAAATTGCACACACAAGTGCAATTCCAATGCCTTAGCATTCTACTCCACATTGTTTGAGCACTGGACCAGTTTGCTTGGGCAAGAAAGGATCAATCCTGACCcaaatcaaagagaaaattgaTGCAAGAAGAATTGACCAAAGAACAACAATAGTAGGAGTCCTGTTTTGCCTTCCCATGAGACCTTTGAGGAAAGGATATAGATGGACAATGACCCAAAATGCAAAGAACAACTTTCCAAACAAAGGACCCCATGAACCATAGCCATTGTTAATGGCATCAGAGACTCCAGCCACAACTCCCACCATATTCAAGATTATAAGAGTTGTTGGTGGGATGAGAAGTGTTGTCCACTTGAACAGATATAACTCTCCAAATTCAGCATCATCTGCTGCTTTGGCTGTGACAGTGAAATTGGTGTCCACTCCTCCAAGAACCTTGAGGAGACCTTGGAATACggcgaaaaggtgtgcagaAACACCTCCAATGACCCAAAATTGTTCGTTGCGCCACAAGTCTTCAATGCTAACCCCACTCCACCTAAGCTCAAGGACACTAGTTAAAATGATGGAGATGAATAGAGCCATGAACCATACACTAGCAAGGTTGGTCAACTGCATAGATTAAAACTTGTCAGCCAGGCATGAAACTAATAGAAACACTAGCGTTGAAAGTGATCAAAACAAAGGAAAGCAAATTATTTCATACAAAACTTGGATACAATTTTATaggtgttgtttttgttgttatcCAAAATTGGAGTTTCACATCAGTAATCTGTGATTCTgcgtaataaaaatttatttcgtGGATTATCAAGGTACGTAAAAATCTAATTTTGATTAGAGAACAGTACAAACACAGTACCTAAAGAACTGTGTGTATAAGTTTCTTCCAATTATTTATCCTAgtaaagtgataaaaaaataaggaagtAATAATTGTGTACTTACAGTAGGGA contains:
- the LOC100779820 gene encoding polygalacturonase QRT3, which encodes MRFSAVCFVILLLLVVELEATTCFTFNKEKKLSEFKTKLHQKIQKLATPPLSALASPPASSSETNKSGRVLYVSEYGADPTGSEESSDGILKAVEDAFELQKGVELVGGVNDLGGVVIDLEGGNYKISKPIAFPSSGGGNVVVKGGTLRASDTFPGDRHLIELWSSNSGKLESKEPLNADVFKSIKAQNNAIYYEDITFRDILFDSSYRGGGIFIVDSARTRISNCFFLHFTTEGILVQQGHETFISSCFLGQHSTVGGDKAEKDFSGVAIDLASNDNAVTDVAIFSAAIGVVLRGQANILTGVHCYNKATYFGGIGILVKLAGNSLTRIDNCYLDYTGIVMEDPVQVHVTNGLFLGDANIVLKSIKGQILGLNIVDNMFNGDPNKKVPIVNLDGAFSSIDQVVIDHNNVNGMSLRSTVGKLTASGNGTKWVADFSSVLVFPNRISHFQYSFYAQDEPKFVALSVTNVSDNVVVVESEKEAKGFVSFIVEQ
- the LOC102669857 gene encoding uncharacterized protein, with translation MRQILQCEPSQLKSTNWSSWPSLECSSNVIPSTDSCNRTTCAYTGYYTFRNISAEVVTENTTCAVPPSGSGGSTGSDSGASRSTFQGLLLSNLLIVIHFVLFLVYVL